One window from the genome of Crassostrea angulata isolate pt1a10 chromosome 2, ASM2561291v2, whole genome shotgun sequence encodes:
- the LOC128172218 gene encoding uncharacterized protein LOC128172218 yields MDTASSTYSTHKCSKCPGDTEYHCVSCPCDLCPQCKENHVKDLQTIDHDVVSHRDKINYIPTQEICVRHPSHVYTKYCEPCQVPLCYSCSEDQSHRFKSVLYGQGQHEILDIQIAYKTKRQQHRGTIHTIRSEALFYRPVLLTGIKTDFKTCHTEFSLYQSEMLTKAQTLKHLINIVRKDFMKNVFCDFDFKHRCLKQMIEMSRHIISLQEYELRYVQPEFTFSALQFLSFTKTALPQINLTLHTSQLSMTESLNKEDVMESLSAIQITERGNRRVGNQCLLKLTSGAEFHQSLTLTGVGRCSHISCVTSDRVWVSGINNIMLTDTTGVPLHRVEDSCHSLYGLHTVNSESELIYIDWNSNINKLSKDMKTTTTFIERTDSTWEPLCVYWSLSTGDLLVGMYNDDTDTGKVTRYNQSGQLTQTIQNDNTGMGLYSRPKYITENNNGDVVVSDYDYDNESGAVVLTERGGRHRFSYKGHPSGSGLDPRGICTDPLSHILVCDGNTKTVQMLDEDGQFLSHLLIRPSGIFSPRSLSYDVNTHRLWVGSVDNNTVVIYRYITRQDALTDLNPATADVMESLSEIPTTGTEKPQQGNQCLLKLMSHPKLLPSLTVTGVDRCHHISCVTLDRVWVSDEDNLMLIDTKGVPLHRVEDSCSDYNKGLHTVNSESELIYIDWNYNINKLSKDMKTTTTFIERTDSTWRPWCVFWSPSTGDLLVGMYNYDTETGKVTRYNQSGQLTQTIQNDSTGLGLYREPDYITENNNGDVVVSDSIAHMSGAVVVTERGGRHRFSYTGHPSGSELEPREICTDPLSHILVCDSTTKTVQMIDRDGQFLSHLLIRPSGILSPGSLSYDVNTHRLWVGSLFNNTVVIYRYITRQDALTDEDTPRPDGEAMSSSTPAV; encoded by the exons ATGGACACAGCAAGCTCCACATATAGTACACATAAGTGTTCTAAGTGTCCGGGGGACACAGAATACCATTGTGTATcgtgtccatgtgatctgtgtccccagtgtaaagagaaccatgtaaaagatctccaaacaatagaccatgatgttgtgtcacaccgtgataaaatcaactacatccCAACACAAGAGATCTGTGTGAGACATCCTAGCCATGTTTATACAAAGTACTGTGAACCTTGTCAAGTTCCTCTGTGTTATTCTTGTTCCGAAGACCAATCGCACAGATTCAAAAGTGTTCTCTATGGCCAAGGACAGCATGAAATACTGGATATACAAATAGCCTATAAAACAAAGCGACAACAACACAGAGGAACCATTCACACCATCAGAAGTgaggctctcttttacagacctgttctcctgACAGGAatcaaaactgatttcaaaacctGTCACACAGAGTTCTCCCTCTATCAATCagagatgttaacaaaggccCAGACACTGAAGCATCTCATTAACATAGTGAGAAAagatttcatgaaaaatgtgttttgtgactttgatttcaaacacagatgtttAAAACAGATGATAGAAATGAGCAGACATATTATCAGCCTGCAGGAATATGAACTCAGATATGTACAGCCAGAATTCACATTCAGTGCACTACAATTCCTCTCATTCACAAAGACAGCCCTCCCCCAGATAAATCTtacactccacaccagccagctctccatgactgagtcactcaacaaggaggatgtgatggagtcactgagtgcaatccaaatcacagagagaggaaaccgacgcgtaggaaaccagtgtctgctgaaactgacgtcTGGTGCTGAGTTCCATCAATCTCTCACACTGACAGGTGTTGGTCGTTGTTctcacatttcctgtgtgacatcagaccgggtctgggtcagtggtataaacaatatcatgttgacagacacaacaggtgtccctctacatcgtgtggaggATTCATGTCATAGTTTATAtggattacacacagtgaacagtgagagtgaacttATTTATATAGATTGGAATtctaacatcaacaaactgtcaaaggatatgaaaacaaccaccacatttatagagagaacagactCTACATGGGAACCActgtgtgtgtactggtccctgtccactggggatctactggtcgggatgtatAACGATGATACAGAcacaggcaaggtaacccggtacaaccagagtggacaactcacacaaaccatacagAACGACAACACAGGTATGGGACTGTATAGTAGACCTaaatatataacagagaacaacaatggggatgtcgtggtgtctgactatGACTATGACAATGAGTCTGGTGCTGTAGTGttgacagagcgtggaggaagacatcgtttctcctacaaaggacatccatcaggatcagGACTAGATCCacgtggaatctgtactgacccgctgtcacacatcctggtgtgtgatggtAATACCAAAACAGTACAGATGTTAGACgaggacggtcagttcctgtcacatctactgataaGACCATCAGGGATATTCTCACCACggagcctgagttatgatgtcaacactcaccgtctctgggtcggatcagtGGACAACAACACGGTggttatatacaggtatatcaccagacaggacgctctgacag ATCTGAATCCAGCCACTGCtgatgtgatggagtcactgagtgaAATCCCAACCACAGGGACAGAAAAACCACAGCaaggaaaccagtgtctgctgaaactgatgtCTCACCCCAAGTTACTTCCCTCTCTCACAGTGACAGGTGTTGATCGTTGTcatcacatttcctgtgtgacattagaccgggtctgggtcagtgatgaAGACAATCTCATGTTGATAGACACAAaaggtgtccctctacatcgtgtggaggATTCATGTAGTGATTATAATAAaggattacacacagtgaacagtgagagtgaacttATTTATATAGATTGgaattataacatcaacaaactgtcaaaggatatgaaaacaaccaccacatttatagagagaacagactCTACATGGAGACCATGGTGTGTGTtctggtccccgtccactggggatctactggtcgggatgtatAACTATGATACAGagacaggcaaggtaacccggtacaaccagagtggacaactcacacaaaccatacagAACGACAGCACAGGACTGGGGCTGTATAGAGAACCtgactatataacagagaacaacaatggggatgtcgtggtgtctgactctATAGCCCATATGTctggtgctgtagtggtgacagagcgtggaggaagacatcgtttctcctacacaggacatccatcaggatcagAACTAGAGCCACGTGAAATCTGTACTGAcccgctgtcacacatcctggtgtgtgatagTACAACCAAAACAGTACAGATGATAGACagggacggtcagttcctgtcacatctactgataaGACCATCAGGGATATTATCACCAGGcagcctgagttatgatgtcaacactcaccgtctctgggtcggatcatTGTTCAACAACACGGTggttatatacaggtatatcaccagacaggacgctctgacag ATGAAGACACACCCCGTCCTGATGGGGAGGCCATGTCCAGCTCAACACCAGCCGTATAA